In Drosophila teissieri strain GT53w chromosome 2R, Prin_Dtei_1.1, whole genome shotgun sequence, the following proteins share a genomic window:
- the LOC122612298 gene encoding zinc finger protein 665 isoform X13 — translation MCAAQNPPPFGYTWGFADNGNRATESVLEISPNINYTVSGESMPYLLSTDGLAVQKDVKGLTAGGKNNVVRRMFVVNDPSFPPGTQRVITAGGASTVVKKQDNNQQVLSLDKNCDILPGISVQVQKVIQGLEDNEDSQGEAPNLKLEPGTLELSPKTELQESMHFSETDATIKKERPYSCDECGKSFLLKHHLTTHARVHTGERPHICTHCGKSFAHKHCLNTHLLLHSTERPYQCQECKKSFTLKHHLLTHSRVHSRERPFVCQECGRAFPLKRHLVTHSKFHAGERPYVCEECGESFAQENHLIMHSRFHGSLNPFVCAECGASFPRKFQLVNHGRIHGKIPHSCTVCGKEFLQKRTLVSHMRRVHTGEQAHPCVSCGEGFLTKAELHQHVRTAHNGVNPNTSSATIIANQQLQQAHHHQAGQQTHPQTITVVSNPGNSTLLTVSTTDANGVARPQFVCRECGSAFNSREALALHLRLHTGDKSLMTDLCALTAALPGHFLSTASLNPGTVVTANPNLVGQSPVPVQIISSTGQVMSQTTLVQAANSTHPQAVVTAVPTMPVHGQQQHLQHVAQQQQQQQQQQQQQHVVSVAPANKPKSHFCASCGKGFAAKHGLMQHNRRHPNGGCTVRTHVCECGKAFFQKNHLMLHQRQHLETKPAISQQQVC, via the exons ATGTGCGCCGCCCAGAATCCGCCGCCCTTCGGCTATACCTGGGGTTTTGCGGACAACGGCAACCGCGCCACCGAATCGGTACTGGAGATATCGCCCAACATCAACTATACGGTCAGCGGGGAGTCG ATGCCCTATCTATTATCGACGGATGGATTAGCAGTTCAAAAGGATGTCAAAGGGCTCACAGCTGGcggcaaaaataatgttgttcGTCGCATGTTTGTCGTAAACGATCCATCATTTCCGCCTGGAACACAAAG AGTTATCACTGCCGGAGGAGCATCGACGGTGGTCAAGAAGCAGGACAACAATCAGCAGGTCCTAAGCCTCGACAAGAACT GTGACATACTTCCTGGTATTTCAGTTCAAGTACAGAAAGTTATACAAGGACTGGAGGATAACGAGGACTCGCAAGGCGAAGCACCCAACTTGAAGTTGGAGCCAGGCACATTAGAGTTGTCCCCTAAGACCGAACTACAGGAATCAATGCATTTCAGCGAA ACGGACGCCACCATCAAGAAGGAACGCCCGTACAGTTGCGACGAGTGCGGCAAGTCCTTTCTGCTCAAGCACCATTTGACAACCCACGCACGCGTACACACAG GTGAACGCCCCCACATCTGCACCCATTGCGGCAAGAGCTTCGCGCACAAGCACTGTCTCAACACtcacctgctgctccactCCACGGAGAGACCTTATCAGTGCCAGGAGTGCAAGAAGAGCTTCACCCTCAAGCACCATCTGTTGACCCATTCGCGCGTCCACAGCCGAGAGCGACCGTTCGTCTGCCAGGAGTGCGGACGCGCATTTCCGCTTAAGCGACACCTGGTCACGCACAGCAAGTTCCACGCCGGCGAACGACCGTATGTCTGCGAAGAATGTGGTGAGAGCTTTGCGCAGGAAAACCACTTGATTATGCACTCGCG CTTCCACGGTTCATTGAATCCATTTGTTTGCGCCGAATGCGGAGCTTCATTTCCACGAAAGTTCCAATTGGTTAACCACGGACGTATTCACGGCAAGATTCCCCATTCGTGCACTGTATGCGGCAAAGAGTTTCTACAAAAGCGAACGCTAGTTTCCCACATGAG GCGGGTACATACCGGCGAACAGGCCCATCCCTGTGTCAGCTGTGGCGAGGGATTCCTCACCAAGGCCGAACTGCACCAGCATGTGAGGACGGCGCACAATGGCGTCAATCCTAACACGAGCAGTGCCACCATCATAGCAAATCAACAG CTACAGCAGgcccatcatcatcaggcCGGACAGCAAACGCATCCGCAGACCATTACCGTGGTGAGCAATCCGGGTAACTCTACGTTACTGACTGTATCCACCACGGATGCCAATGGCGTGGCCCGACCGCAGTTTGTGTGCCG CGAGTGCGGTAGCGCTTTCAACAGCCGAGAAGCCTTGGCACTTCACTTGCGCCTTCACACTGGCGACAAGAGCCTAATGACAGATCTGTGTGCCTTGACAGCCGCGCTGCCGGGTCACTTCTTGAGCACGGCTAGCCTGAATCCGGGCACCGTGGTCACGGCCAATCCGAATCTGGTGGGCCAGAGCCCTGTGCCAGTCCAGATCATATCGTCCACCGGTCAGGTGATGTCGCAGACCACGCTGGTGCAGGCCGCCAACTCGACCCATCCACAAGCCGTAGTCACCGCGGTGCCTACGATGCCCGTgcatggccagcagcagcatctgcagcatgtggcccaacagcagcagcaacagcaacaacagcagcaacaacagcatgTTGTCTCCGTGGCGCCGGCCAACAAACCGAAGTCGCATTTCTGCGCCAGCTGCGGTAAAGGATTCGCCGCCAAACACGGACTCATGCAGCACAATCGGCGACACCCGAACGGCGGCTGCACGGTGCGCACACACGTGTGCGAGTGCGGCAAGGCCTTCTTCCAGAAGAACCACCTGATGCTGCACCAGCGCCAGCATCTGGAGACGAAGCCAGCCATATCGCAGCAACAGGTATGCTAG